From a region of the Tachypleus tridentatus isolate NWPU-2018 chromosome 1, ASM421037v1, whole genome shotgun sequence genome:
- the LOC143224807 gene encoding uncharacterized protein LOC143224807, producing MGGASLLALLSGSSGVEKASYGGLDSIRRSDGDFGSIDRRYNSKEDHISGYAQTVNLGSGAPSLFHLMAHRNNQATIGGSCKNPIIMAHLHSNIEKQGSAVVLYDQLDHLYPSDSYGTSLPVQAFQSPELYKGRETYRPDVYEQEPPKPFSFGYQSQDDDGNIQQREEAGDESGNVQGNYGYTDSYGLFRKVNYVADADGFRADIESNEPGITSDDPAFVQIDSKEPPAHIQETYYAPSKPKAFIGSTDRSNSQPRRYLAPRPAPARGALTYPSPYGVNPATLSIRGLSVSPQGVVNRSGFAVPPHGAISTSGLSVSPYKLNKYHAPSFTAANY from the exons ATGGGTGGGGCCTCTTTACTAGCCTTATTGTCCGGTAGCAGCGGAGTTGAGAAGGCAAGTTATGGTGGTCTTGACAGCATCAGAAGAAGTGATGGCGACTTTGGGAGCATTGACAGACGCTATAATAGCAAAGAAGATCATATTAGTGGCTATG caCAAACAGTTAATCTTGGATCGGGTGCTCCCTCACTTTTCCATCTCATGGCCCATCGGAATAACCAAGCAACTATCGGGGGCTCAT GCAAAAACCCCATCATAATGGCTCATCTCCATAGTAACATCGAAAAACAGG GTAGTGCTGTTGTGCTGTATGATCAGCTGGATCACTTGTACCCATCAGACTCATATGGAACTTCACTTCCGGTTCAAGCTTTTCAGTCACCCGAGTTATACAAAGGCAGAGAAACCTATAGACCTGATGTGTATGAG CAGGAGCCACCAAAGCCTTTCAGTTTTGGCTATCAGTCTCAAGACGATGATGGCAACATCCAGCAACGAGAAGAGGCAGGAGACGAAAGCGGGAATGTGCAGGGAAACTACGGCTATACTGATTCTTATGGTCTTTTCCGTAAAGTAAACTACGTCGCTGATGCCGATGGCTTCCGTGCGGACATCGAATCCAACGAACCAGGAATCACCAGTGACGATCCGGCCTTTGTGCAGATCGACAGCAAAGAACCTCCTGCACATATTCAGGAAACCTACTATGCTCCAAGTAAACCCAAGGCATTTATAGGGTCAACAGATCGCAGCAACAGCCAACCACGGCGTTACCTGGCTCCTCGTCCTGCTCCAGCCCGAGGGGCTCTGACCTATCCTTCCCCCTACGGTGTGAATCCTGCTACGTTATCAATCAGGGGACTCTCCGTTTCACCTCAAGGAGTGGTTAACAGAAGCGGATTCGCTGTTCCACCTCACGGAGCCATTAGCACAAGTGGACTCTCCGTTTCGCCatataaactgaacaaatatCATGCCCCTTCATTCACAGCTGCCAATTATTAG